A genomic window from Accipiter gentilis chromosome 1, bAccGen1.1, whole genome shotgun sequence includes:
- the LOC126042908 gene encoding retinol dehydrogenase 7-like — MSPRNVSLSDSLHVAILASILCLVIYWLIRDSQRVRNLSGKHVFITSCDTGLGNSLAKWLDKKGFCVIAACATEKGRLELQSCSSLSLKTVNLNLADSNSIARAVVFVSEETAGKGLFGLVTNAEETAPIAPTDWLRIEDFHSVLDVSLLGLIEITLKLLPLLKKAEGRVVNLINAKGLMAFVGGGYTLSKWGMEAFSDMLRIEMQHFGVKVSIVEHGFFKAGVVNSDVIEKYLSRLWNRLSPEIRDSYGEKYFVEYIKAQRSSVKRLCDSDISKVIKCMEHALIAKYPRTRYGAGQDAKFFWLFLSYAPSCLSDMLLRMMFPAPAASGRSVPGVLINI; from the exons ATGTCTCCCCGGAAT GTCTCACTTTCAGACTCACTGCACGTAGCAATTTTGGCTTCCATACTTTGTCTTGTCATTTACTGGCTCATCAGAGACAGTCAAAGAGTGAGAAACCTGAGTGGAAAGCATGTCTTCATAACAAGCTGTGACACTGGACTTGGAAACTCACTGGCTAAATGGCTTGACAAAAAGGGATTTTGTGTCATTGCTGCATGtgccacagaaaaaggaagactaGAGCTACAGTCCTGCTCCTCACTCTCACTGAAGACAGTGAACCTGAACTTAGCTGACTCCAACAGCATTGCCAGGGCTGTGGTGTTTGTGAGCGAAGAGACAGCTGGCAAGG GGCTTTTTGGCTTGGTGACCAACGCTGAAGAAACAGCACCTATAGCACCCACTGACTGGCTGAGGATTGAAGACTTCCACTCAGTGCTGGATGTTAGTCTGCTGGGATTGATTGAAATCACACTCAAGCTTTTGCCACTTCTGAAAAAAGCTGAGGGAAGAGTAGTCAATCTAATTAACGCCAAAGGCCTCATGGCTTTTGTAGGGGGTGGCTACACACTGTCCAAATGGGGCATGGAAGCTTTCTCTGACATGTTACG gataGAGATGCAGCATTTTGGAGTGAAAGTAAGCATTGTTGAGCATGGTTTCTTTAAGGCAGGTGTAGTTAATTCAGATGTCATCGAGAAATACCTCTCAAGACTTTGGAACAGACTGAGTCCTGAGATCAGGGACTCCTACGGAGAAAAGTACTTTGTTGAAT atATAAAAGCTCAAAGATCATCAGTGAAAAGACTGTGTGACTCTGATATTTCTAAGGTCATAAAATGCATGGAACATGCCCTGATAGCAAAGTACCCCAGGACACGATACGGAGCTGGACAGGATGCAAAGTTCTTTTGGCTATTTCTCTCCTATGCCCCAAGCTGTTTATCTGACATGCTGCTGCGTATGATGTTTCCAGCTCCAGCAGCTAGTGGAAGATCAGTTCCTGGAGTTCTAATTAACATTTAG
- the LOC126039555 gene encoding dehydrogenase/reductase SDR family member 9-like: MLYYVLFFLGIISLWWHWRARRRMKVTNLTGKYIFITGCDTGFGNMAAKVFDKKGFRVFASCLTETGAKELKAVTSKQLQTVLLDVRDSDSIKKVAARVKAEVQSEGLWGLVNNAGIMGISAPTDWLDIEHFREPIEVNLIGLINVTINMLPLIKKAKGRIVNVSSVGGRLAFSGGGYFASKFGVEGFNDSLRRDMKAFGVKVCCIQPGLFKTALSNPTKIMKEKEVIWNKLPPDIKMQYGEDYFQKDAAKKQKLSKMCLNEDISPVVQCMEHALTSLHPHAHYIVGQDAKLFWNPLSRMPAIIQDFLLLQNRVELAVSHAK, translated from the exons atgctttactatGTATTATTCTTTCTTGGCATCATCTCTCTGTGGTGGCATtggagggcaagaaggaggatgaAGGTTACAAATCTTACCGGAAAATACATATTCATCACTGGATGTGACACAGGATTTGGAAATATGGCAGCAAAGGTTTTTGATAAAAAGGGATTCCGTGTTTTTGCCAGCTGTCTGACTGAAACAGGAGCCAAAGAGTTAAAAGCTGTGACCTCGAAGCAGCTTCAGACAGTGCTGCTAGATGTGAGAGATTCAGACAGTATTAAAAAAGTGGCTGCAAGGGTCAAAGCTGAAGTTCAGTCAGAAG gtCTTTGGGGACTTGTCAATAATGCTGGGATTATGGGGATATCAGCTCCTACAGACTGGCTGGATATTGAGCACTTTAGAGAACCAATTGAAGTTAATTTAATTGGACTCATAAATGTTACAATAAATATGCTTCCCTTGataaaaaaagcaaagggaaggatAGTAAATGTATCCAGTGTTGGAGGTCGCCTAGCATTCAGTGGTGGAGGCTATTTTGCTTCAAAGTTTGGGGTAGAAGGATTTAATGACAGCTTAAG GAGAGATATGAAAGCCTTTGGAGTTAAGGTTTGTTGCATTCAACCTGGACTGTTCAAAACAGCATTATCCAATCCAACAAAAATTATGAAAGAGAAGGAGGTTATTTGGAATAAGCTTCCCCCTGATATTAAAATGCAATATGGAGAGGACTATTTTCAGAAAG atgcagcaaagaaacaaaagctgtcCAAGATGTGTCTTAACGAGGACATTTCACCGGTTGTTCAGTGCATGGAGCATGCCCTAACCAGCCTCCATCCACATGCCCATTACATTGTTGGGCAGGATGCCAAGTTGTTTTGGAATCCCCTCTCAAGAATGCCAGCAATCATACAAGACTTCCTACTGCTGCAGAACAGAGTAGAGCTTGCAGTTTCCCatgcaaagtaa